The Paenibacillus sophorae genome has a segment encoding these proteins:
- a CDS encoding ketoacyl-ACP synthase III, with amino-acid sequence MVGARITAIGTYVPEKRLTNFNLERMVDTNNEWIIQRTGIEERRISRPDEFTSDLCVAAVKNLIQRFNKTVEDVDMVIVATSTPDFPFPSVSSLVQDRLHIAQTGAMDISAACSGFVYALHTAHGMISSGLHSKILVIGADTMSKITDYTDRTTCILFGDGAGAVLIERDDQFNSFIGYHMGSDGSGAHHVYRTGLANKVNGIELIDTGCIVQNGREVFRWVVRNIPNGIKEILYKTEMTIDKVDWFIPHSANLRIIEPICGKMEHPMEKTLYSLVNFGNTSAATIPLSLDLGIRDGKVKNGDRILMYGFGAGLTHAGQLLRLKLDEQVTVPTPL; translated from the coding sequence ATGGTAGGGGCAAGAATAACAGCAATTGGGACTTATGTGCCCGAAAAGAGACTAACCAATTTTAATTTGGAGCGTATGGTTGATACGAATAATGAATGGATTATTCAAAGAACCGGCATTGAAGAACGCAGAATTAGCCGTCCTGATGAATTTACCAGTGATTTATGTGTGGCTGCCGTAAAAAATTTAATTCAGAGATTCAATAAAACCGTTGAAGATGTGGATATGGTGATAGTAGCGACCAGTACACCGGATTTTCCGTTTCCATCGGTTTCCAGCCTTGTGCAAGATCGATTACATATCGCCCAGACGGGAGCAATGGATATAAGCGCGGCATGTTCCGGCTTTGTATATGCTTTGCATACGGCACACGGTATGATTTCATCTGGGCTTCACAGCAAAATACTGGTCATCGGCGCAGATACCATGTCCAAAATCACGGATTACACTGATCGAACCACATGTATTTTATTTGGTGATGGGGCCGGCGCCGTGCTGATCGAAAGGGATGACCAATTTAATAGCTTCATTGGATATCATATGGGAAGTGACGGGAGTGGAGCGCATCATGTGTATCGTACCGGTTTGGCGAATAAGGTCAATGGTATTGAATTGATCGATACTGGGTGCATTGTCCAAAATGGCCGAGAAGTTTTCCGATGGGTGGTTAGAAATATTCCTAATGGTATTAAAGAAATTTTATATAAAACGGAAATGACTATAGATAAAGTGGATTGGTTTATCCCTCATAGCGCCAACTTGCGGATCATCGAGCCGATTTGTGGAAAAATGGAACACCCGATGGAAAAGACACTGTACAGCTTGGTCAACTTCGGGAATACCTCGGCTGCGACCATTCCTTTATCACTCGACCTTGGCATTCGCGATGGAAAAGTGAAAAATGGGGATCGGATTCTTATGTATGGTTTTGGTGCCGGTTTGACACATGCCGGGCAGCTGTTACGGCTGAAATTAGACGAACAAGTTACGGTGCCGACACCTTTGTAA
- a CDS encoding S8 family serine peptidase codes for MKKIILSAAILVLILTTAFNSVNAASAQAEERVIVLFKDKVDKDLIANNGGKINRELRNIPAVSISVPSVALQGLSRNPNIELIEKDSIVKVEGQVSDWGIDDVKAPVAWNSGYTGTGVKIAVVDTGISLSHSDLSVAGGASFVAYTNSYNDDNGHGTHVSGIIGARNNDIGTIGVAPDSDLYAVKVLDSSGSGYLSDVIAGIDWAITNQMDIINLSLGSTTDSPTLHQAVDKAYNNGTLVVAAAGNSGLINGNGDTVEYPAKYDSAIAVAAVDSSNIRASFSSTGPKVEVSAPGVSIYSTYLNNGYARMSGTSMATPYTTGILALLKQQNPALTNIELRDKLDQNVVDLGAAGRDTLTGYGLIQAQAQPVESNKTVISVTTDKDSYLKGETVTVEATVKDSNLIALNGATVNLTITSPSGSQTNAVQTTDSSGTVVFNIATNKKTKIGTYNINVQSSLSGYSSSNATTQYTIN; via the coding sequence ATGAAGAAAATTATTTTGTCGGCAGCTATCTTGGTCCTTATTCTCACAACAGCTTTCAATTCAGTAAATGCCGCATCCGCTCAAGCCGAGGAAAGAGTAATCGTTTTGTTCAAAGACAAAGTTGACAAGGATTTGATTGCAAACAATGGAGGGAAAATCAACAGAGAACTAAGAAACATACCGGCCGTATCCATCAGTGTCCCTTCAGTCGCGCTGCAAGGGCTTTCCAGAAATCCGAATATTGAACTTATTGAGAAAGATTCAATAGTTAAGGTAGAAGGGCAAGTCTCGGATTGGGGAATTGATGATGTAAAAGCACCCGTTGCATGGAATTCCGGTTACACTGGAACGGGGGTGAAAATCGCTGTAGTTGATACAGGAATATCACTTAGCCATTCGGATCTTTCAGTAGCAGGAGGAGCTTCTTTTGTGGCCTATACAAATTCCTATAATGATGACAATGGTCACGGTACCCATGTATCCGGAATCATCGGTGCCCGAAATAATGATATTGGAACCATTGGCGTAGCCCCCGATTCTGATCTGTACGCCGTGAAAGTGCTTGATTCCAGCGGAAGCGGCTATCTCTCGGATGTAATAGCGGGGATTGACTGGGCCATCACAAACCAAATGGATATTATTAATTTAAGCTTAGGAAGCACAACCGATTCTCCTACATTGCACCAGGCAGTAGATAAGGCTTATAACAACGGTACGTTGGTTGTTGCTGCCGCCGGAAACAGCGGTTTGATTAACGGTAATGGCGATACGGTTGAATATCCCGCAAAATACGATTCCGCTATTGCAGTAGCCGCAGTAGATTCATCTAATATTCGTGCCAGCTTTTCGTCGACGGGTCCAAAAGTTGAAGTGTCAGCACCGGGTGTTTCCATCTACTCCACGTATTTGAATAATGGTTATGCAAGAATGTCCGGTACTTCAATGGCTACTCCTTATACTACGGGTATACTTGCCCTTCTTAAACAGCAGAATCCTGCTCTAACCAATATTGAACTTCGGGATAAGCTTGATCAGAACGTTGTGGACCTCGGGGCTGCGGGGCGTGATACACTTACAGGATACGGATTAATTCAGGCCCAAGCTCAACCAGTTGAATCTAACAAGACAGTCATAAGTGTTACTACAGATAAAGATTCCTACTTAAAAGGAGAAACCGTTACTGTAGAAGCTACAGTTAAGGACTCCAATTTAATTGCTTTGAACGGGGCGACGGTAAACTTAACGATTACCTCTCCTAGCGGAAGCCAAACTAATGCAGTTCAGACCACCGATTCTAGCGGGACAGTTGTATTCAATATAGCTACTAATAAAAAAACTAAGATAGGAACCTACAATATTAATGTTCAATCGTCCTTATCCGGTTACTCAAGCAGTAATGCAACCACGCAATATACTATAAACTAG
- a CDS encoding helix-turn-helix transcriptional regulator: MRLHRLVAILLLLESRGKLKAKELAEALETSVRSIYRDVDTLAESGVPIVSAPGPSGGLSLMEGYTVDLKSLHNDDVVHLYLTGLGIYSGAGTESGHKLRSALLKLEKTLPDEYKPDLHKAKSRFYFDDTPWWRERPDAPCLETVRAALWKSHKLTIHYRKPGGELSIRDVRPYGLVVKQGEWYLAAYSEMVEEVRTFKCERISAAEQLEGGFEIPADFSLEHYWKGSNQSFKRSRQEREVYPVILRVKEPSVNLRNKLEILHTAWEQNTALLTVNMYGYEAACRDILELIGCGEVVAPEELRAFIKDKLDELRTFYGD, from the coding sequence ATGAGGCTGCATCGGCTGGTTGCGATATTATTGCTGCTGGAATCAAGAGGGAAGCTGAAAGCAAAAGAGCTGGCGGAAGCGCTGGAAACCTCCGTCCGTTCAATTTACCGCGATGTGGATACGCTGGCTGAATCCGGTGTACCGATTGTCAGCGCTCCGGGGCCGTCCGGCGGTCTTTCGCTGATGGAAGGGTATACCGTTGATCTAAAAAGTTTACATAATGACGACGTCGTTCACCTGTATCTGACGGGACTTGGCATTTATTCCGGCGCGGGAACCGAATCAGGACATAAGCTCCGGAGCGCGCTGCTGAAGCTGGAAAAAACGCTGCCGGATGAATACAAACCGGATTTGCATAAGGCTAAGTCCCGGTTTTATTTTGACGATACGCCCTGGTGGCGCGAGCGCCCTGATGCTCCCTGCCTGGAAACGGTTCGTGCCGCGCTTTGGAAATCGCATAAGCTGACGATCCATTACCGCAAGCCGGGAGGAGAGTTGTCTATTCGAGATGTTCGGCCTTATGGGCTGGTGGTGAAGCAGGGTGAATGGTATCTGGCTGCATACAGTGAAATGGTGGAGGAAGTCCGGACGTTTAAATGCGAGCGAATATCAGCTGCTGAACAGTTAGAGGGAGGGTTCGAAATTCCGGCGGACTTCTCATTGGAACATTATTGGAAAGGCAGCAATCAGTCATTTAAGCGGTCGCGGCAAGAGAGGGAGGTTTATCCGGTAATTCTCAGGGTGAAAGAGCCGAGCGTGAATTTGCGGAACAAGCTGGAGATTCTGCATACCGCTTGGGAACAGAATACGGCCCTTCTGACGGTGAATATGTATGGTTATGAAGCGGCCTGCCGCGATATTCTGGAACTGATCGGCTGCGGCGAGGTCGTTGCGCCTGAAGAGCTTAGAGCTTTTATCAAAGATAAGCTGGATGAGCTTCGTACTTTTTATGGGGATTGA
- a CDS encoding Gfo/Idh/MocA family protein produces the protein MNVAVLGTGFGTYHAKLLKSVDLCGRLIVFGRNDAKLAQLEKELNVEIARDIGGILRDPDIDVIDLCLPTSLHCEVAVKALEHGKHVFCETPVCCSVEEAAAMLDAERSSGKRVLVNRFIHFDPAYAFLRESCLKGTYGKLLSLTLKRETPPLWGDLGLDTIPVNLMIHELDIIGGIMDSPELISAWGTEYRDARQSLVRAVFGRDGAIAEIVSSSGMPDGYPFTVGYEAYFESGKLVFLEKDSGNQSDAALTEYTASGARRLVLKEINPYAATLEHALQSLHHGTNSLLSLENAAESLANALGIRRQIKQK, from the coding sequence ATGAATGTAGCTGTGCTCGGAACAGGATTTGGAACATATCATGCCAAGCTGCTGAAGTCAGTGGATCTGTGTGGACGATTGATCGTGTTCGGCAGGAACGATGCTAAGCTGGCGCAACTGGAGAAGGAGCTAAATGTAGAGATTGCCCGGGATATTGGCGGTATTTTGCGCGATCCGGATATTGATGTCATCGACCTGTGCCTGCCGACCTCTCTTCACTGCGAGGTTGCGGTCAAGGCGCTTGAGCATGGAAAGCATGTGTTCTGCGAAACGCCCGTATGCTGCTCGGTGGAAGAGGCTGCGGCCATGCTGGATGCGGAAAGAAGCTCCGGCAAAAGAGTCCTCGTTAACCGGTTTATCCATTTTGACCCGGCTTACGCCTTTTTGCGCGAATCCTGCCTGAAGGGTACATACGGCAAGCTGCTGTCTCTCACTTTAAAAAGGGAAACGCCGCCGCTCTGGGGGGACCTCGGATTGGACACCATCCCTGTGAATCTCATGATCCATGAGTTGGATATTATTGGCGGGATCATGGATTCTCCGGAGCTTATCTCCGCCTGGGGAACGGAATATAGGGATGCGCGCCAGTCGCTGGTCCGGGCCGTATTCGGGCGGGACGGCGCGATTGCGGAAATCGTCTCTTCCTCGGGAATGCCTGACGGATATCCCTTTACTGTCGGCTATGAAGCGTATTTTGAATCAGGCAAGCTGGTTTTTCTGGAAAAGGATTCTGGTAATCAGTCTGATGCTGCTTTAACGGAATATACCGCCTCCGGCGCACGGCGTCTCGTTTTGAAAGAGATTAATCCGTATGCCGCCACCTTGGAACATGCGCTGCAAAGCTTACATCACGGGACAAATTCACTCCTTTCCTTGGAGAACGCGGCCGAGTCTCTGGCTAACGCGCTGGGAATCCGGCGGCAAATAAAGCAAAAGTAG
- the thiC gene encoding phosphomethylpyrimidine synthase ThiC yields the protein MTSQSQKVYVKGSREDIRVPMREIALSDTAGVDGVSENAPVRVYDASGPYTDCQVVTDIREGLSPFRRNWILERGDAEEYEGRNVKPEDNGLRNTEQDPNAEVFPGLRRKPLRAKSGANVTQMHYARKGIITPEMEFIAIRENVDPAFVRDEVASGRAIIPCNVNHPESEPMIIGRNFLVKINANIGNSAVSSSIDEEVEKMHWATRWGSDTIMDLSTGRHIHTTREWIIRNSPVPVGTVPLYQALEKVGGQAHELSWEIFRDTLIEQAEQGVDYFTIHAGVLLRYVPLTAKRVTGIVSRGGSIMAAWCLAHHQENFLYTHFEDICKIMKAYDIAFSLGDGLRPGSIADANDEAQFAELDTLGELTEIAWKHDVQVMIEGPGHVPMHKIKENVDRQMEVCKEAPFYTLGPLTTDIAPGYDHITSAIGAAMIGWFGTAMLCYVTPKEHLGLPNKDDVREGVIAYKIAAHAADLAKGHPGAQERDDALSKARFEFRWKDQFQLSLDPERAIEYHDETLPAEGAKTAHFCSMCGPKFCSMRITQDIREYAKQHNLEDSEAIERGMKEKSQQFAEAEHGLYL from the coding sequence ATGACAAGTCAAAGTCAAAAAGTGTACGTTAAAGGTTCGCGGGAGGATATTCGGGTGCCGATGCGCGAGATTGCGCTGAGCGATACTGCCGGGGTTGATGGCGTATCGGAAAATGCTCCCGTGCGGGTATACGATGCAAGCGGCCCCTACACCGACTGCCAAGTCGTTACCGACATCCGGGAAGGGCTGTCCCCGTTCCGCCGGAACTGGATATTGGAACGCGGAGATGCGGAGGAATACGAGGGCCGGAATGTAAAGCCAGAGGATAACGGACTGCGGAATACGGAGCAGGACCCTAACGCAGAAGTTTTTCCGGGATTAAGACGGAAGCCGCTGCGCGCGAAGAGCGGCGCCAACGTGACACAGATGCATTATGCCCGCAAAGGGATCATCACGCCGGAAATGGAGTTCATTGCAATTCGCGAAAATGTCGATCCGGCGTTTGTCCGGGACGAAGTCGCCAGCGGCAGAGCTATTATTCCTTGCAACGTCAATCACCCGGAAAGCGAGCCGATGATCATCGGGCGGAACTTTCTAGTAAAGATCAACGCTAATATCGGAAATTCCGCGGTCTCCTCCTCTATTGACGAAGAAGTAGAGAAGATGCACTGGGCCACCCGCTGGGGCTCGGATACTATTATGGATCTTTCCACAGGCCGCCATATTCATACGACCCGGGAATGGATTATCCGCAACTCTCCGGTTCCTGTCGGCACGGTGCCGCTCTATCAGGCGCTGGAAAAAGTCGGCGGTCAGGCGCATGAGCTGAGCTGGGAAATTTTTCGCGATACGCTGATTGAGCAGGCGGAACAGGGTGTCGACTATTTCACAATTCATGCGGGTGTGCTGCTCCGTTATGTTCCATTGACGGCAAAAAGAGTTACGGGTATCGTTTCCCGAGGCGGCTCGATCATGGCGGCCTGGTGCCTCGCCCATCATCAGGAGAACTTCCTGTATACCCATTTTGAGGATATCTGTAAAATCATGAAGGCTTACGACATCGCATTCTCTCTTGGAGACGGCCTGCGGCCGGGCTCCATCGCCGATGCCAATGACGAAGCGCAGTTCGCCGAACTGGACACCCTGGGTGAGCTGACCGAGATTGCCTGGAAGCATGATGTGCAGGTTATGATTGAAGGACCGGGCCATGTTCCGATGCACAAAATTAAGGAAAATGTCGACCGCCAAATGGAAGTGTGCAAGGAGGCTCCTTTTTACACACTGGGGCCGCTTACGACGGATATCGCTCCAGGCTACGACCATATTACTTCAGCCATCGGCGCAGCGATGATCGGCTGGTTCGGCACCGCCATGCTCTGCTACGTGACGCCCAAAGAGCATTTGGGACTTCCGAACAAGGACGATGTCCGTGAAGGCGTCATCGCCTATAAGATCGCGGCGCACGCGGCCGATCTGGCCAAAGGACATCCCGGAGCCCAGGAGCGGGACGACGCGCTGTCCAAAGCCCGGTTCGAATTCCGCTGGAAGGACCAATTCCAGCTGTCGCTCGATCCTGAGCGGGCGATCGAATATCACGACGAGACCTTGCCTGCGGAGGGCGCCAAGACGGCGCATTTCTGCTCCATGTGCGGACCGAAATTTTGCAGCATGAGAATCACGCAGGACATCCGGGAGTATGCCAAGCAACATAATCTGGAGGACAGCGAGGCGATTGAGCGGGGAATGAAGGAGAAATCGCAGCAGTTTGCGGAGGCGGAGCACGGATTGTATCTTTAA
- a CDS encoding nuclear transport factor 2 family protein — translation MIEKDMDKFIELFDENVIFEFPFAPKGYTLKLEGKSALYKYVKEIPNKIELSKFKEPTFHLTLNPNVIIIEFGIEEGQAIITGKPYLQSYISVIETKENKIVHYKDYWNPVVALAALGEESSFLEVYKAQQQ, via the coding sequence ATGATAGAAAAGGACATGGATAAATTTATCGAATTGTTTGATGAGAATGTCATCTTCGAATTTCCATTCGCGCCCAAAGGATATACCCTGAAATTAGAAGGGAAATCCGCCCTTTATAAATATGTAAAGGAAATTCCCAATAAGATTGAGCTCTCCAAATTTAAAGAACCGACTTTTCATCTGACTCTGAACCCCAATGTGATAATTATTGAATTTGGAATCGAAGAAGGGCAGGCCATAATAACCGGTAAGCCTTATCTGCAAAGTTATATTTCCGTGATTGAAACGAAGGAAAACAAGATCGTTCACTACAAGGATTATTGGAATCCGGTTGTCGCGCTTGCAGCTCTTGGGGAAGAGTCCTCGTTCCTGGAAGTTTACAAAGCGCAGCAGCAATAA